The Candidatus Reconcilbacillus cellulovorans sequence TACGATGCCGGCCGGACCGGTAACCGAAACCCATTGAACGGAGCCGGCTGTCGATTCCCCCTCTTGGTCGACTGAATTAATATATCAAACAAATGACCCATGCGCGTATCCCCGTCGCTCAGGGCGGCTGACGAAAGTGCAGCCAATATCCTTCTCCTGTATACTTCTTCTCAGGAGGTCGACACCACCATGAACATCGTCATCCGCCGCTATACCGTCGACGACTACGAAGGACTGCTCGACGTGCAGAAAGAGGCGTTTCCGCCGCCGTTTCCGCCGGAGCTGTGGTGGAAACGCGAACAGATCGAAGCGCACGTGCGGACGTTTCCCGAAGGCGCGATGGTCGCCGTGTCGCTCGAAGACGGCCGCATTCTCGGCTCCGCGACCGCCCTCATCGTCCGGCACGCGGACCAGCCGCACACGTGGGCGGAGATTTCCGACAACGGCTATATCGAGCGCACGCACGATCCCGACGGCGACACGCTGTACGGCATCGACGTCTGCGTCCGGCCGTCGGCGCGCGGTCTCGGCGTCGCCGGTATGCTGTACGACGCGCGCAAACGGCTCGTCGTCGAACGCAACCTGGCGCGCCTGGCCGTCGGCAGCCGGATGCCCGGCTATCACCGTTACGCAGACGAGACGGACGCCGAAACATACGTCGAGCGCGTCGTTCGCGGCGAATTGCGCGACCCCGTGCTCGGTTTCATGCTGAAGCAGGGACTCGTCCCTGTGCGCGTGCTGCACGACTATCTGGAGGACGAGGAATCGTGCAACAAGGCCGTCCTCATGGAATGGCGCAATCCGTTTTATTCGCCCCGCAAGGAGTGAGCGCCGATGCCGGACATCGCCGTCGCCGCCGTCCAGTTCCGGTTGAAACGATACCGCCGCTCCGGCGCATTCTGGGAAGACGTGCGCCGCCATGTCGAAGAAGCGGCCCGGCAAGGAGCGCAGCTGATCGTTTTCCCCGAATACGTCACCGCGCTGCTACTCGGGCAGACCGCTCCGATGGACAACGGGGCGGCGTGCGAATTTCTGCACGACCGGACAGACGAAGTGTTGTCCACCTTCTCATCGCTCAGCAGGACATTCGGCGTCGTCATTCTCGGCGGCACGCACGTGCATCGGGAAAACGGCCGCTATTTCAACGAAGCGTTCCTGTTTTTTCCCGACGGACGGATGGGCCGGCAAAAAAAGCTGCACCTGACGCCCGAGGAACGAAACGAATGGCCGCTGTCGCCGGGGGACGGCCTGACCGTGTTCGACACGCCGGTCGGTCCGGTCGGCATCGCAATCTGTTACGACGTGGAATTTCCGGAAGTGGGGCGGTTGCTCGCGGACGCGGGTGCAGAGTGGCTGTTGTGCCCGTCGTTTACCGAAACGAAGGCCGGTTATTACCGCGTCCGCGTCTGTTGCCGGGCGCGGGCGACGGAAAACCAGATGTACGCCGTCATGAGCGGCCTCATCGGTCGTCTTCCCGACGTCCCGCAAATCGAAACCGCCTATTCGCGGGCGGCGGCGTTCGCACCGTGCGACGAACCGTTTCCGCCGGACGGCGTACTGGCGCAAGGGCGGTCGAACACCGGAGAAACAATCGTCTGTGCGGTCGCGTCTGATCGGCTCTCGATCAACCGCACCTTAGGCCGCGTCGCGCCGTTTTTCGACCGAAGAAGCGATCGATACGGCGAATGGAAGCCCCGGCGCTTCACGTAACGTTGCGGCGAACGATTGGGCCGATGTGGGAAAGGACGACTTTTCCCGCCGCAACAACCGGCACGGCCAGGACCATGCCGATCGGCCCGGCCAGCTCGCCGCCCGCCAGAACGGCCAACAGAATAACGAGCGGGTGCAGATGAAGCGATTTGCCGACGATTTGCGGCGAAATCCAGTTGCTTTCCAATAAATGACATGCGCTGTTGATGAGAACGACGAACAACATCGTTTTGAATGATACGGTCGAAGCGACGACAAGCGCCGGAATCGCCCCGAAAAACGGCCCTAAATATGGAATAATGTTAAAGATACCCACGAAACCGGCCAACAACAGTGCGTACGGCAATCCGATCGCGCGATATCCGATGTACGCAAGCGTCGCGACGATCATGCAAACGACGAGTTGGCCGCGGACATATCGGCCGAGCGCTGCGTCGATTTCCCCGACAAGACGCAGGAATTGTTTTCTTTTCGAACGGGGAACGAATGCGAAGACGGCCCGCTCGATCGCACGAACGTCTTTCAGCATATAAAACGCCAAAAAAGGGACGATCGAGGCGGCGAACAGCCAATTGACCGTACCCATCAACCGCGACGCCAGATCCGCCAACCGTTCCGACAGCGCACTTTCGAGCCGGCCCGCCGCCCGGTCGAACGCGCGCCGGACGGCTTCCGGCATCCGTTCGTCGCGGACGCCGTCGAGGACGCTTTGGGCCCGAAACGTCAAATCGGGAAGATGTTCGTTCAGCTCGCGGAGCTGGTAGACGAACACCGGAACGAGCCGGGTAAGGGCGACGGCCGCCGTCGTCACGAAGGCTGCGTAAATGAGCAAAACGGCGGCCGGACGCGGGACGTTGCGGCGGCTAAGCAGGTTGACGACCGGATGCAGCAAATACGACACGATCATCGCCGCCGCAAACGGAGCGAGCACCGCCTTGACGAAACCGAACACCCAGACGAGAATCGGCCGGATGCGGACGAGCAGGTCGAGCGCAAACAGCACGAGCAAAACATAAACCAGTGTCCGGAACAATCGGCTCCGGAACAAGGCGTCCAAACGGCATCCCCCTTTCCCCCGCCGCATATCCTAAGTATATGCCCGGGGGACAAACAAAAACCCGGAGCACGTCCGTCGATCGAACGACGGCGTTCCCCGGGTTTGCGGCGAAACCGGCCGACGCAAGTCGTCAGTTGGCGTGCACTTCGGGCCGGTCGTCTTCGCAGAACAGGTCGTCGAGCGAGCTGAGCGTTCCGTCCTCTTCCACCTGGTAGACGGAAATTTTATCGCCGTTGACGCTCAATTCGATAAAGCAGCTCCAGCAATAATACTGGTGCGAGCCGATCTTGCCGATGTCCTTCGAACCGCAATTCGGACACTTGATCATCGTTCATCACCCGACTTTCTTCCAGAAATCCCAGGTATCATTTTGGTCCGCCGGTGGGGTTTCCATACTTTTTATTACGAAACATCCGACAAAAAGTTTCAACCCGCTCCGCAGCCGCAACGACCTCGTCCGTCCGCGTTTCCGGTCCGAAACTGAACCGGACGGCGGAGCGGCGGACGTCGTCCGGCAAGCCCATCGCCTCCAGCACGTGCGACGGCTCCGGTGCACCGGCGGAACAGGCGGAACCGCTCGAAACCGCCACGCCTAACAAATCCATGTTCCAAACCATAACGTCGGACGGTATGCCGGGAAAACTGACATTGACGATATGCGGTGCCGCTTCGGTCGGGTGACCGTTGACCGCGATGGCGTCGTCGCCGAGCCGGCGCCGCAGTTCATCGAGCAGGGTCGATCGCGCGGCAAGACACGACCTCCTGCGCTCGTCAAGATGCGACACGGCGATGTCCACCGCCTCGGCGAAGCCGACGATGCCGGCGACGTTTTCGGTTCCCGCACGCCGGTTATGCTCCTGCGCCCCGCCGCAAAGCTGCGGCGCAAGGCGGACGCGGCGGGAGACGTACAGCGCGCCGACGCCCTTCGGACCGCCGATCTTGTGTGCGGAAAAGCTCATCAGATCGACCGGCAGTCCGTCGATTCGGAAATCGACGGCGCCGAGCGCTTGCACGGCGTCGACATGAAACAAGACGCCGCATTCCCGCAGCCGTTCGCCGATTTCCCCTATCGGCTGGACGACGCCGGTCTCATTGTTGACGAACATGACGCTGACGAGAAACGTTTCCGGCCTAACGGCGCGGGCGACTTCGTCGGGGTCGACGCGCCCGAACGTATCGACGCCGACGTACGTCACGTCGCACCCGAGCTTTTCCAGACGACGGGCGGCGTTCAGCACGGCGTGATGCTCGATCCGCGTCGTCACAAGGTGCGGACGACCTCGAAAGCCGGCGCTCTCGCCGTCGCGCTCGGGATCTTCACGGCCGGCGCGGCCGACGCCGGGACGGCCGACGAAGGCCTCGAACACGCCGAACAGCGCCAGGTTATCGCTCTCCGTCCCTCCGGACGTGAAGACGATCTCCGAAGGGCTGCATCCGAGAATCCCCGCGATCCGGTCGCGCGCCCGTTCCACGGCGAGCCGCGCCTCGCGACCGAACGCGTGGACGCTGGACGGATTGCCGTAGACCCCGCCGCCCAAAAACGGCATCATGGCCTCCAGCACGCGCGGATGGACGGGCGACGTCGCGGCGTAATCGAGGTAAATCCGTTCCATCTAGGACCCGCCCATCGTCAGATATAAAACATGTAGCCGTCCGTCTGTCGGCCTTCGCCCTTGTACGCGACGAGGTCGGCCAACGTCGTCGTGTCGAGGACGCCCGCGATGCTGTCGCGGATGCGCAGCCAGAGATCGCGCTTCGCGGGGTCGTCTTCCTCCGTGAAGTCCACGGGGCTAAGCGGCCCTTCCAGGACGCGGATGACGTCGCCGGACGTAATCGATTCCGGCGGCCGCGACAGCACATATCCGCCGTAAGCGCCGCGGACGCTCTTGACGAGTCCCGCGTTGCGCAGCGGGGCGATGAGCTGCTCCAGGTAATGCTCGGACAACTGATGTTTCTCGGCAATGGCTTTCAGCGACGTCGGCCCTTCGCCGTATCTCGCCGCAAGCTCCATCATGATCGTCAATCCGTAGCGGCCTTTCGTCGAGATTTTCACGGTCACACCTTCTTTGCGTGTACAATCCGTATGTTATCACATTTTGGCCCGGTATGGTACAATCAAAACCGAAACGCAAGGAGGGACGACCGCATGACGAAACCGACGCGGATCGTCGTCGGCATGTCGGGCGGCGTCGATTCGTCCGTCGCCGCGCTTTTGCTGAAACAACAGGGATACGACGTCGTCGGCATGTTCATGAAAAACTGGGACGACGAAGACGAGTTCGGGCGTTGCACTGCGGAAGAAGACGCCGACGACGTCCGACGAGTATGCGGACAGCTCGGGATTCCTTTTTACGCCGTCAATTTCGAACGAGAATATGCGGAAAAAGTGTTCGCCCGTTTCCTCGACGAATACCGCAAGGGGCGAACGCCCAACCCCGACGTGCTGTGCAACCGCGAAATCAAGTTCGGCGACTTTCTGCAAAAAGCGCTCGATCTCGGCGCAGACCGGATCGCCACCGGCCATTACGCCCGCGTGGACCGGGCGCCGGACGGAACGTACCGCCTGCTCCGGTCGGCCGATCCGCAGAAAGACCAGACGTATTTTCTTATGATGCTCGATCAAAGCCAGCTGTCGCGCGCGATGTTCCCCGTCGGCCACCTAACGAAGCCGGAAGTGCGGCGCATCGCGCGCGAAGCGAATCTGGCGACCGCCGACAAAAAGGACAGCACCGGCATCTGCTTCATCGGCGAACGCAAGTTTAAGGAATTTTTGAGCCGGTATTTGCCCGCACAACCCGGCGACATCGTCGATCTGAGCGGCCGCGTGCTAGGACGCCACGACGGCCTGATGTATTATACGATCGGGCAGCGCCACGGTCTCGGCATCGGCGGGGGAGGAACCGGCGAACCGTGGTTCGTGGCGGGAAAGGATTTGAAAAAAAACCTTTTGTATGTCGTCCAAGGCGACCGCCATCCCGCCCTCTATGCGGACGGGCTGATCGCCTCGGACGTCAACTGGATCGCCGGCGCTCCGCCGGCCGAAACGTTCCGTTGTACGGTCAAATGCCGCTACCGGCAGCCCGACCGGCCGGCGACCGTCCGCATCACCGGACCGGCAGGCTGCGAAGTCCGTTTCGACGAGCCGCAGCGGGCGGTGACGCCGGGACAGGCCGTCGTGTTTTACGACGGCGACGTCTGCCTCGGCGGCGGCATCATCGACAAAGCGCTCGGCGGACCGGAAGCGCTCCTGCCGAATTGACCGCGGGGCCGTCATTCGATCTCCGCGAAAAACCGCTCCAACCGATCCATCGCCTCGCGCAGCCGCTCCAGGCGGACCGCATAGGAAATCCGGATGTTGCGCGGCGCCCCGAAGCCGGTCCCCGCCACGACGCCGACCCGGCAATGCTCCAGGATGAGCTCGCACAAATGGTCGGCGTCGCGGATCACGGCGCCGCGAAACGTTTTGCCGAAACAGTCGCCGACGTTCGGAAAGACGTAGAACGCCCCTTGCGGCTTGACGCAACGAACGTGTTGCATCGCGGCAATGCGGCCGTAGACGTACTCGAGCCGTTCGCGGAACATTTCGCGCTGCGCCGGGTCGTAGTCGTCCAGCGCGCCGAGCGCGGCGAGCTGGGCGATCGACGTTACGTTGGACGTGACGTGGCTCTGGAAATCGGCGACGGCTTTCATCACGTCTTTCGGCCCCGCCATGTAGCC is a genomic window containing:
- a CDS encoding cysteine desulfurase NifS, giving the protein MERIYLDYAATSPVHPRVLEAMMPFLGGGVYGNPSSVHAFGREARLAVERARDRIAGILGCSPSEIVFTSGGTESDNLALFGVFEAFVGRPGVGRAGREDPERDGESAGFRGRPHLVTTRIEHHAVLNAARRLEKLGCDVTYVGVDTFGRVDPDEVARAVRPETFLVSVMFVNNETGVVQPIGEIGERLRECGVLFHVDAVQALGAVDFRIDGLPVDLMSFSAHKIGGPKGVGALYVSRRVRLAPQLCGGAQEHNRRAGTENVAGIVGFAEAVDIAVSHLDERRRSCLAARSTLLDELRRRLGDDAIAVNGHPTEAAPHIVNVSFPGIPSDVMVWNMDLLGVAVSSGSACSAGAPEPSHVLEAMGLPDDVRRSAVRFSFGPETRTDEVVAAAERVETFCRMFRNKKYGNPTGGPK
- a CDS encoding GNAT family N-acetyltransferase — protein: MNIVIRRYTVDDYEGLLDVQKEAFPPPFPPELWWKREQIEAHVRTFPEGAMVAVSLEDGRILGSATALIVRHADQPHTWAEISDNGYIERTHDPDGDTLYGIDVCVRPSARGLGVAGMLYDARKRLVVERNLARLAVGSRMPGYHRYADETDAETYVERVVRGELRDPVLGFMLKQGLVPVRVLHDYLEDEESCNKAVLMEWRNPFYSPRKE
- a CDS encoding tRNA 2-thiouridine(34) synthase MnmA is translated as MTKPTRIVVGMSGGVDSSVAALLLKQQGYDVVGMFMKNWDDEDEFGRCTAEEDADDVRRVCGQLGIPFYAVNFEREYAEKVFARFLDEYRKGRTPNPDVLCNREIKFGDFLQKALDLGADRIATGHYARVDRAPDGTYRLLRSADPQKDQTYFLMMLDQSQLSRAMFPVGHLTKPEVRRIAREANLATADKKDSTGICFIGERKFKEFLSRYLPAQPGDIVDLSGRVLGRHDGLMYYTIGQRHGLGIGGGGTGEPWFVAGKDLKKNLLYVVQGDRHPALYADGLIASDVNWIAGAPPAETFRCTVKCRYRQPDRPATVRITGPAGCEVRFDEPQRAVTPGQAVVFYDGDVCLGGGIIDKALGGPEALLPN
- a CDS encoding AI-2E family transporter; the encoded protein is MDALFRSRLFRTLVYVLLVLFALDLLVRIRPILVWVFGFVKAVLAPFAAAMIVSYLLHPVVNLLSRRNVPRPAAVLLIYAAFVTTAAVALTRLVPVFVYQLRELNEHLPDLTFRAQSVLDGVRDERMPEAVRRAFDRAAGRLESALSERLADLASRLMGTVNWLFAASIVPFLAFYMLKDVRAIERAVFAFVPRSKRKQFLRLVGEIDAALGRYVRGQLVVCMIVATLAYIGYRAIGLPYALLLAGFVGIFNIIPYLGPFFGAIPALVVASTVSFKTMLFVVLINSACHLLESNWISPQIVGKSLHLHPLVILLAVLAGGELAGPIGMVLAVPVVAAGKVVLSHIGPIVRRNVT
- a CDS encoding transcriptional regulator, translating into MKISTKGRYGLTIMMELAARYGEGPTSLKAIAEKHQLSEHYLEQLIAPLRNAGLVKSVRGAYGGYVLSRPPESITSGDVIRVLEGPLSPVDFTEEDDPAKRDLWLRIRDSIAGVLDTTTLADLVAYKGEGRQTDGYMFYI